AGGCCAAGCGCCTGCTGAAATTCCTGGATTATTTTGTGGGAATCCCCAGCGAAGAAATACCGAAAAATTCGCTGCTGCGGGAATTTGTGGGCGGCGGATGCTTTAAGATCTAAAAGGAGAGAAACAGGATGGAAAAATTGGAACAGGTTCGCCGGCAGATCGTTGTCGTGTTCTTTGCGGCAGTCTTTCTGCTGGGCATGTTCCTGGCAAAGGACTATGGGATGCCCTGGGATGAGACAACGGAATTTGGCATTTTTGCCGCCAATATCAAGGAGTATGCCCGGGTGCTGGAGGGCGAGGACAGCACTTTTGTGCGCTGGGCAGATGAAAAGGATTACCCGTATATTTCCGAATATATCGAAAAAGACCACGGGCAGTCCGCCTATTATCCGTGTACGCCCTGGTTTATCAAATACGGTTACGCGGATGACATGCGCTCTTTAAGCCATGCGTGGCACCGGTATACGTTCTTTGTCACCTTCCTGGGTCTTTTGTCCCTGTATGCCATCATCAAGCTGCTGTTAAAGGACTGGAAATATGGCATTGTGGGCGTGCTCATGTACTGGCTCAGTCCCCGGATGTTTGCGGATGGTTTTTACAACAACAAGGATATGGTGTTTGCCTCCCTGCTGCTGATGGTGGCTGCGCTGGGCATTTACTTTATCGAAACGCGGAAGATCCGTTACGCGGTGCTGTTGGGTATTGCGGCCGGTTTTGCGGCCAACACCCGGGTCATCGGCTTCTGGGTGCTGGGGCTGGTGGGCCTTCTTTACCTGGTGGTGCTGACGGCGCAGAAGCAGTGGAACCGGAGCAATTTTCTGAAAGGCGTCCTGATCGTGGTTGTCTTTGCCGTCACCTTTTTCCTGATCACACCGGCCTGCTGGCCGTCCATCGTGGGATACTTCCAGTACGTCATTTCCCAGTCCATGGACTTCGTGCGCTGGGAAGGCTCCCTGCTCTATCAGGGCCAGATGTTCGGCAACAGCTTCCGGACACTGCCCTGGCATTACGTGCCGGTACTCATTTTCCTCACCAGCCCGCTGATCTTTCTTATGCTGATGGTGGCGGGCCATGTGCTCACTGCAGGAAAATTCCTGCGTTTCCGGGAAATTTTAAACGGCTGTGAAAAATATTATCTGCTGCTGATGGCCATTGTCTGGCCGGTGCTCATCTACACCATGATCGGCGATCCGGTCATTTACAACGGCTGGCGGCATCTGTATTTCGTGTACGGCCCCTTCGTGGTGTTCGGTGCCCGGGCGCTGCAGGTGCTCATGCATGCGGACAGCAAATGGATCCGGCGGACGGCAGCCTGCGCCGTGGGCGGCCAGATGCTCTACCTGGTGGTCATCATGGCCATCTGGCATCCGAACCAGTTCGGGTATTACAACCTGCTGGCCGGCGGCAATGTGGAAAAACGTTATGAGCTGGACTACTGGGACACGGCGGCTGCCAGCTGCATCAGACATCTGGTGGACAAGGTCAACCCCACAGAGCCTATTGTCATCGGCGCCTACGATGGTTACAGCTATGCGGGACTTCCCTGGGGCGCCATGGTACTGCCCAAGGAATACCAGGACAAGCTCATCATTCTGCCGGAGGATACATACCTGACTGCAGACTATCTGTTTGTGGATACCACCTACCGGGAGATCACCGAGAAGCGCTATGAAATGCAGCTGGGCGGCTATGAGCCCTTTGACTATGACAGTTGGGGCGATGAATACTACAGTGAGGATTTCCTGGATAACCGGCTGTGGGTCGTGTATAAGAGAAAGGGACTGGAGTAAAATATTGTTTGCATTTACCATGCAAATATGCTAGAATTCCAGAGGTGAAGCAGAATAAATGATCGCGGGCGGCAGGCCGAAAGGTGCCGTCTGAGGAAAGTCCGGGCTTCATAGGGCAGGATGCCGGATAACGTCCGGTGGAGGTGACTCCAAGGATAGTGCAACAGAAATGTACCGCCGGGAGCATTCCCGGTAAGGTTGGAAGGGCAGTGTAAGAGACTACCGCCCGCCTGGTAACAGGCGGGGCATATGTAAACCCCATCCGAAGCAAGACCGAACAGAAAGCGATACGGCGGCCCGTCGTGCTTTCAGGTAGGTCGCTAGAGACCGGTGGCAACATCGGTACCAGATAGATGATCATTCACGACATAACCCGGCTTATCGTTCCGCTTTATTTCAAAAAGAAAAGAACCGATAGCATAACCGATTTTCGCAGTCGGCTGTGCTGCCGGTTCTTTTTTAATGGAAAATTTGATTTACGGGTGCCGGTGGTATTTTTCTTCGCAGTAGCGGCAGCGGTATACCTGCCGGTCGGGATCTGTCAGGAGGAATTCCTGTGGAAGGCCACGCTCAATGGAAGTGATGCACCGGGGATTGGTGCATCGGATCACGTTGGTGAGGCGGGCGGGGAGCTTTAGTTTCTTTTTTCTCCACGATAACAGCATTTTCGATGATGTTGACGGTGATGTTGTGGTCGATGAAGCCCAAAATATCCAGAATGTTCATATCCAGACTGTCGATGGGGCACTCCGCTTTCAGAATGTCCTTGCGTCCCATTTTGCTGCTGGTGGCATTGCGGATGATGGCAACGCCGCAGTCCAGCTTATCCAGACCGAGCATCCGGTAGATTTCCATGCCTTCTCCGGCCGGGATGTGATCCAGCACGAAGCCTTCGTTGATTGCGCCTACATTTAACATACGTGCACCTCCAGTAATGTGAGAATCAGCGCCATGCGGACATAAACGCCGTACTGTACCTGTTTGAAATAAGCGGCCCGGGGATCGTCATCCACCTCCGCGGCGATCTCGTTGACCCGGGGCAGGGGATGGAGGACGATCATATCCTGCGGCGCCAGCTTCATTTTCTCCCGGTCAAGGATGTAGAAATCTTTCATGCGCACGTAGTCCTCTTCGTTGAAAAAACGTTCCTTCTGGACTCTGGTCATGTACAGCACATCCAGATCGGGCAGGGCGTCCTCCAGCCGGATGACCTCCTGATAGGGAATGTGGTCTTTCTCCAGAATATCCTGGCGGACGTAATCGGGAATGCGCAGCTCTTCCGGGGAAATGAGCACGAAGCGGATGCCGGCGTACCGGGACAGGGCGCCGATGAGAGAGTGCACCGTCCGTCCGAATTTCAGGTCGCCGCACAGCCCCACCGTCAGATGATCCAGGTGACCTTTTAAGGAACGGATGGTGAGCAGGTCGGTGGCTGTCTGGGTGGGGTGCTGATGGCCGCCGTCCCCCGCATTGATGATGGGGATGGAGGAATACATGGAGGCAACCGTGGCGGCGCCTTCCTTGGGATGGCGCATGGCGCAGATGTCCGCAAAGCAGGAAACCACGCGAATGGTGTCTGCCACCGTTTCGCCTTTGGCGGCGGAGCTGGAATCGGCAGAGGAAAAGCCCAGGACGCTGCCGCCCAAATTGAGCATGGCAGCTTCGTGGCTTAAACGGGTGCGGGTGCTGGGCTCATAGAACAGGGTGGCCAGCTTTTTCCCGGTGCAGGCATGGGCGTATGCGTCCGGGTGATGCCGGATATCATCGGCCAGATCCATCAGCGTGTCGAACTCTTCGGTGGAAAAATCCAGGGGGATTTAAAAAATGTCTCATAAAAACTCCTTTCAAAGAGATATTTGTCTGCGTAAAAAAAGAGGCTGTCAATACAGCCTCTCAAAATCAACAAAAAGTAAGAAGATCAGAAACAGCCTTCCGTCTCGGTGCGGCAGGCTCTTCATCGGGATATCCAAATGCGATCAGTGCGGTAACAACTTCATTCTCGGGAATGTGAAGAAGCTCAGCCACCTTGTCAGCATCAAAGATGCCCATGATCACGGTACCTACGCCGTAATCGTAAGCGGCAAGACAAAATGTCTGGGCGGCAATGCCGGAATCGAACATAAGCCAGCTCTCACCTTTGGATGTGGTGCAGGAGCCATCCTTCTCCATGCCGCTGCGGCCCTTCACTGCGGTGAGAGCAACAACCTGGGGCGCATGCTCCAGAGTACCGGTATTATAAGCAAAACCGAGAGTATATTTGTTGGCAATGTCAGACTTGATCTGCGGGTCGTCAAATACATGGTAGCGGACAACCTGGGTGTTCTTCCAGGACGGTGCGTAGGAAGCGGCAGCCACGATCTTCTCGATGGTCTCCCGGTCAACCTTCTGCTCCTTGAATTTGCGGATGCTTCGTCTGCCATTGATAGCCTGTAAAGTTTCCATAGCGGTTCAACCTCCTTTGTAATCTGATTTATTATAGCGTACCTTCTTTTCAAATTCAATGAAATATTTATGAAAATTTGTATCATCAGTCTTTGCAGACCCAGGGAAGTATTATATAATAGACGAAAAAGAAAGCAATGTCGAAGACATTGATAACCAACAGGAGGGAATACATATGGGTCGTACAGAGAAGAAGCGCCTGATTCTGTTCGGGCTGCCCTGGACATTTACCAGCTATCACATAGAAGAAGATATTTTGACCATTGACGAGGGATTTTTGAGAAAAACAGAGAATGACTGTTATATGTACCGGATCCAGGACGTGGTGCTGAAACGAAGCCTGCCTGAGCGTCTGTTCGGTCTGGGAACGGTGTCGTGCCTGACATCTGATAAAACACATCCCCGGTTGGAACTGGTACATATTAAGAATTCCAGGGAATGGAAGGAGTTCATTCTGCGCAAGTCCGAGGAAGCACGGATGAAGCGCAGAACGGTGGGCATGCAGAATCTGGATGGCGGACCGGAAGATCCGGAGCTGGCGGAGGATATGGATTCTTACGACTGACGGGGATGAGTCAGTATTTTTTCATAAAGAAGGCCCACGAAAAACCAGAGGAAAAAGTAATCCGGGCGGATGAGTCCCTTATAATGGAACCGCGCCCGGCTGTAGTCCCAGGGACACAGGCCATGCCGGGACAGAAGCGAGCCGGACAGAAATTCGCCTGCCAGGATGAGAAAAGAATAGATGCTGCCGCGTAAGATCGCGGGAAAACGCCGGATCAGACGGCTTACCGGGGACAGAAGCGCCGCGCAGCCATAGATAGGGAACATCCAGGCGGATGTGGTTCCCATGAGTTTCATTTGTCGTTTGCGAAGGGCACCAAGGGAGGTCCAGAAGATTTCCAGACACCAGCCCATGACGCCGCAGGTCAGAAATTTTTTCATACAATGCTCTCCACAGGGACAGTATGCGCCAAAATGGCAGATGTGATACGGGTAAATTTTGGAAAAGAGGAAGAAAGATGAGTTATGCAGTTGCACGAATCAAAAGAGGAGAGGCCAGAGCCCTGAAAGCAGGGGGCCTGTGGATCTATGACAACGAGATCGCAGGGGTGGACGGTTCCTTTGAAAATGGAGACATTGTAGCCGTGGAAGATTTTGACGGCTATTTTCTTGGTTATGGGTTCATCAATATGAATTCCAAGATCCGCATCCGGGTGCTTTCCCGGAAAAAGGAGCACGAGATCACGGAAAGCTTTATGGAGCAGCGGGTGCGGGACTGCTGGGAATACCGCAAGGCCGTGGTGGACACCGACAGCTGCCGTCTGATCTTCGGGGAGGCGGATTTCCTGCCCGGTTTCGTGGCGGACAAGTTTTCGGATGTGATCGTGGTACAGTCGCTGGCGCTTGGTATTGACCGGTGGAAAGAGTTCCTTGTGCATACTCTGATCAGGGTGCTGGAGGAGGATGGTATCAGGATTCGGGGTGTGTATGAGCGCAGTGACGCCAAGGTGCGCACCCAGGAGGGAATGGAGCGGGTGAAAGGATTCATCGGCCCAGAATTTGATACGAAGGTAGAGATTCGGGAAAATGGCGTCCGCTATTATGTGGATGTAAAGGAAGGACAGAAGACCGGATTTTTTCTGGATCAGAAATATAACCGCCGGGCGGCGGCGGCGCTCTGTAAAGATAAGACAGTGCTGGACTGCTTTACCCATACTGGTTCCTTCGCCTTAAATGCGGGACTGGCCGGGGCTAAAAGTGTGTTGGGTGTGGATGCTTCTCAGCTGGGCGTGGATCAGGCCACAGAAAATGCCGCGCTTAACGGGCTGTCTGACCGGGTCACATTCACCTGCGCAGATGTGTTTGAACTGCTGCCTCAGCTTGAGCGGGAAGAAAAGAAATTTGATGTGGTGATCCTGGATCCACCGGCTTTTACAAAATCCCGGAATTCTGTGAAAAATGCCACCAAGGGGTACAAGGAGATCAACCGGCGGGGAATGGAGCTTGTAAAGAACGGTGGATATCTGTGTACCTGCTCCTGTTCTCACTTCATGACACCGGAACTGTTTTTACAGGCGATCAGGGATGCGGCCAGGGATGCGCACAAGAGGCTTCGTCAGGTGGAATATCGAACCCAGGCGCCTGATCACCCGATTCTTATGAGTGCGGACGAATCTTATTATCTTAAGTTTATCATTTTCCAGGTTGTGGACGAAAAATAAGATAAAGACATTTCCGGGAAAACAGTGTAGTAAGGGGCAGGAAAATTTGATACAGAAAGGGAACGGTACAATGGCGATTGATTTACTGCAATTAAGAGATCAGCTGGACGACATCGACGAGCAGATCGTGCATTTATATGAGAAACGGATGGATATCTGCCGGGAGGTGGCAGAGTACAAGATCGAGAACGGCAAGCAGGTGCTGGACAAAGAGCGGGAGAAATCCAAGCTGCAGACATTGAAAGCCATGGCTTCCAATGATTTTTACCGGCACGGCGTGGAGGAGCTGTTTGAGCAGATCATGTCCATGAGCCGGAAGCTGCAGTACCAGCTGCTTTCCAAACGGGGCGTGATCGGCCGTCTGCCCTTTATGGAGGTGGACAGCCTGAAGCAGGCATCTGCCCGGGTCGTTTTTCAGGGCGTAGAGGGTGCCAACAGTGAGGCGGCCATGCGTGCCTATTTTGGCGATCAGGTGAACAGCTTCCATGTGGAATCCTTCCGGGATGCCATGGAGGCTATTGAGGAGGGGATGGCAGATTTTGCCGTGCTTCCCATTGAAAATTCTTCTGCAGGCATTGTCAGCAGTATCTATGATCTGCTGGTGGAATTTGAGAATTACATTGTAGGCGAACAGGTGATGAAGATTGAAAATTGCCTCATGAGCGTAAAGGGAGCAAAGCTTTCTGATATCCGCACCGTCTATTCTCATCCTCAGGCGCTTATGCAGTCTGCCAAATATCTGGAGGAGCACCGGGAGTGGCAGCAGATCAGTATGCTGAATACCGCGGAGGCGGCCAGGATGGTTGCCAGAGAGCAGGATCCTTCCAAGGCAGCTATTGCCAACAGCCTGGCGGCAAAGCTTTATGATCTGGATATCCTGGAACCGCAGATGTGCAGCAATGCGGCCAATTCCACCCGGTTTATCATTGTTACCAATCAGAAAATCTACCGGAAGGATGCCGGAAAGATCAGCATCTGCTTTGAGATCCCTCATGAGAGCGGATCTTTGTATCATGCCATGTCCCATTTTATTTATAATGGTCTGAATATGTGTAAGATTGAATCCCGTCCGATAGAAGGGAGAAACTGGGAATATCGTTTTTTTATTGATTTTGAAGGAAATCTCAATGACAGTGCAGTGAAGAATGCCCTGCGGGGGCTCCGGGATGAGACGCGCAATATGCGGATCCTCGGTAATTATTAAATTGAAAACGGACAGAAAGAAGAGAAAAACATGAGTAAAGTAAACCAGCTGATTTTGTTTAAGCATTTTGAGGACGGCCAGATTCTGGACGATATGACGTGGATTATGGACAATTATGACAGCGATTATTATAACAAGGAGGATATCACGGCACTTTTGTATGACTGTATCAACGGCATGGTGGAGTTGGCCGGGAGTCATGGATTTGAGGGAAATCTTTGGCACAATTATCTGACATATCTGCTGGTCAATAATGAAAATGCGTTCAGTATGGCCTGCGAGATCGTGGGCCCGGTGGAGGGAAGCATCAATCCGGTGGCGCTGAATGATTTTTCAATCTTCAAGGAATTGTTTGACTATAATCTGGAGAAAATAGATGAAGCGCTGAGCGTCAACGGTCTGGCATTGCTGAAAGATTATAAAAATGTAAACGAGCACAGCAAGATGTTCAACAAGCGGATCCGTGACAGGATCTGTGAGACGAGCCGTCGGCTGGCAGCGGCTGTCGATGAGCATGCATTCATGGACATCATGACCGCGTTTTACAAGGATTTCGGTGTGGGTAAGCTGGGTCTGCATAAGGCATTCCGGGTGGAGCACACCGGGGAGGGGGGCCGAGATCGTGCCCATCACCAACATTGCGCATGTCAGTCTGGATGATCTGGTGGGATATGATATTCCGAAGAAAAAGTTGACGGACAACACAGAGGCCTTTGTGGAAGGACGGCCTGCTAACAACTGTCTGTTGTTCGGCGATGCAGGAACCGGTAAATCTACCAGCATTAAGGCTATTTTGAATAAATACTACGATCAGGGGCTGCGGATGATCGAGATTTACAAGCATCAGTTCCAGGATCTCAATGATGTTATTGCCCAGATCAAAAACCGGAATTACAAATTTATCATTTACATGGATGATCTGTCCTTTGAGGAATTTGAGATCGAGTATAAATATCTGAAAGCCGTCATCGAGGGCGGCCTGGAGAAGAAACCGGACAACGTGCTGATCTACGCAACGTCCAACCGTCGTCACCTGATCAAGG
Above is a window of Oscillospiraceae bacterium NTUH-002-81 DNA encoding:
- a CDS encoding glycosyltransferase family 39 protein encodes the protein MEKLEQVRRQIVVVFFAAVFLLGMFLAKDYGMPWDETTEFGIFAANIKEYARVLEGEDSTFVRWADEKDYPYISEYIEKDHGQSAYYPCTPWFIKYGYADDMRSLSHAWHRYTFFVTFLGLLSLYAIIKLLLKDWKYGIVGVLMYWLSPRMFADGFYNNKDMVFASLLLMVAALGIYFIETRKIRYAVLLGIAAGFAANTRVIGFWVLGLVGLLYLVVLTAQKQWNRSNFLKGVLIVVVFAVTFFLITPACWPSIVGYFQYVISQSMDFVRWEGSLLYQGQMFGNSFRTLPWHYVPVLIFLTSPLIFLMLMVAGHVLTAGKFLRFREILNGCEKYYLLLMAIVWPVLIYTMIGDPVIYNGWRHLYFVYGPFVVFGARALQVLMHADSKWIRRTAACAVGGQMLYLVVIMAIWHPNQFGYYNLLAGGNVEKRYELDYWDTAAASCIRHLVDKVNPTEPIVIGAYDGYSYAGLPWGAMVLPKEYQDKLIILPEDTYLTADYLFVDTTYREITEKRYEMQLGGYEPFDYDSWGDEYYSEDFLDNRLWVVYKRKGLE
- the pyrB gene encoding aspartate carbamoyltransferase; the protein is MDLADDIRHHPDAYAHACTGKKLATLFYEPSTRTRLSHEAAMLNLGGSVLGFSSADSSSAAKGETVADTIRVVSCFADICAMRHPKEGAATVASMYSSIPIINAGDGGHQHPTQTATDLLTIRSLKGHLDHLTVGLCGDLKFGRTVHSLIGALSRYAGIRFVLISPEELRIPDYVRQDILEKDHIPYQEVIRLEDALPDLDVLYMTRVQKERFFNEEDYVRMKDFYILDREKMKLAPQDMIVLHPLPRVNEIAAEVDDDPRAAYFKQVQYGVYVRMALILTLLEVHVC
- a CDS encoding nitroreductase family protein; translated protein: METLQAINGRRSIRKFKEQKVDRETIEKIVAAASYAPSWKNTQVVRYHVFDDPQIKSDIANKYTLGFAYNTGTLEHAPQVVALTAVKGRSGMEKDGSCTTSKGESWLMFDSGIAAQTFCLAAYDYGVGTVIMGIFDADKVAELLHIPENEVVTALIAFGYPDEEPAAPRRKAVSDLLTFC
- a CDS encoding PH domain-containing protein — translated: MGRTEKKRLILFGLPWTFTSYHIEEDILTIDEGFLRKTENDCYMYRIQDVVLKRSLPERLFGLGTVSCLTSDKTHPRLELVHIKNSREWKEFILRKSEEARMKRRTVGMQNLDGGPEDPELAEDMDSYD
- a CDS encoding class I SAM-dependent rRNA methyltransferase: MSYAVARIKRGEARALKAGGLWIYDNEIAGVDGSFENGDIVAVEDFDGYFLGYGFINMNSKIRIRVLSRKKEHEITESFMEQRVRDCWEYRKAVVDTDSCRLIFGEADFLPGFVADKFSDVIVVQSLALGIDRWKEFLVHTLIRVLEEDGIRIRGVYERSDAKVRTQEGMERVKGFIGPEFDTKVEIRENGVRYYVDVKEGQKTGFFLDQKYNRRAAAALCKDKTVLDCFTHTGSFALNAGLAGAKSVLGVDASQLGVDQATENAALNGLSDRVTFTCADVFELLPQLEREEKKFDVVILDPPAFTKSRNSVKNATKGYKEINRRGMELVKNGGYLCTCSCSHFMTPELFLQAIRDAARDAHKRLRQVEYRTQAPDHPILMSADESYYLKFIIFQVVDEK
- the pheA gene encoding prephenate dehydratase → MAIDLLQLRDQLDDIDEQIVHLYEKRMDICREVAEYKIENGKQVLDKEREKSKLQTLKAMASNDFYRHGVEELFEQIMSMSRKLQYQLLSKRGVIGRLPFMEVDSLKQASARVVFQGVEGANSEAAMRAYFGDQVNSFHVESFRDAMEAIEEGMADFAVLPIENSSAGIVSSIYDLLVEFENYIVGEQVMKIENCLMSVKGAKLSDIRTVYSHPQALMQSAKYLEEHREWQQISMLNTAEAARMVAREQDPSKAAIANSLAAKLYDLDILEPQMCSNAANSTRFIIVTNQKIYRKDAGKISICFEIPHESGSLYHAMSHFIYNGLNMCKIESRPIEGRNWEYRFFIDFEGNLNDSAVKNALRGLRDETRNMRILGNY